The following proteins are encoded in a genomic region of Arachis stenosperma cultivar V10309 chromosome 4, arast.V10309.gnm1.PFL2, whole genome shotgun sequence:
- the LOC130973230 gene encoding probable anion transporter 3, chloroplastic has protein sequence MAANINLAPSSMSATRRFHFSSSSSCSLAPHLSFRRTKLGFESKIPSLVLKGWRRTENLESKKRKEQEHQQWRSTSTNVRCTAEGIDGGMFIGKRAKEEGVRIPERFKVVSLVACVMCLCNADRVVMSVAVVPLASKYGWSSSFLGIVQSSFLWGYIFSSVVGGALVDRYGGKRVLAWGVLLWSLATLLTPLAANHSTTSLLAIRAFFGLAEGVALPSMSTLMSSWFPSNERASAVGISMAGFHLGNVIGLLLTPIMLSTIGISGPFILFSSLGLLWVTTWAYRVTDDPQESNFISRSELRLIQAGKAASPKKSSQFPPLRLLLSKLPSWAIIFANATNNWGYFVLLSWMPVYFKSVYNVNLKQAAWFSAVPWATMAISGYLAGSISDSLINKGYPTTFVRKVMQTIGFIGPAVTLLCLYYANSPTTAATLMTAALSLSSFSQAGFMLNIQDIAPQYAGILHGISNSAGTLAAIISTIGTGYFVQWLGSFQAFLTLTAALYFVTTIFWNLFATGDQVL, from the exons ATGGCTGCTAACATAAATTTAGCTCCTTCATCTATGTCCGCCACAAGGAGGTTCcatttttcttcatcttcttcttgttcCTTGGCACCCCATTTGAGTTTTAGAAGGACCAAGTTGGGATTTGAATCCAAAATCCCATCTTTAGTACTGAAAGGATGGAGAAGAACAGAGAATTTGGAgagcaagaaaaggaaagaacaAGAACATCAACAATGGAGGAGTACCAGTACCAATGTGAGGTGCACTGCAGAGGGAATAGATGGAGGCATGTTCATTGGAAAAAGAGCCAAAGAAGAAGGTGTTAGGATTCCAGAGAGGTTTAAGGTGGTGAGTTTGGTGGCATGTGTTATGTGTCTTTGTAATGCTGACAGGGTTGTTATGTCTGTGGCGGTTGTTCCTCTTGCTTCAAAATATGGATGGTCAAGTTCTTTTCTTGGCATTGTTCAG TCATCATTCTTGTGGGGATACATAttctcctctgtggttggaggAGCTTTGGTGGACAGATATGGAGGGAAAAGGGTGCTGGCATGGGGTGTTCTTTTGTGGTCTCTGGCAACTCTTCTTACCCCTTTGGCAGCCAACCACTCCACAACAAGCTTGTTGGCAATTCGCGCCTTCTTCGGCCTAGCTGAAGGAGTGGCGCTTCCATCCATGAGCACTCTCATGTCAAG TTGGTTCCCAAGTAATGAGAGGGCGAGTGCAGTTGGAATTTCAATGGCTGGATTTCATCTTGGCAATGTTATAGGCTTGTTGCTCACACCAATTATGTTGTCCACTATCGGAATCTCCGGTCCTTTTATCTTATTCTCCTCTCTTGGGTTGCTCTGGGTGACAACATGGGCGTATCGAGTCACAGATGATCCTCAAGAAAGTAATTTCATCAGCAGATCAGAGCTAAGATTGATACAAGCTGGAAAAGCAGCTTCTCCCAAGAAAAGCAGCCAGTTTCCTCCACTACGCCTTCTACTATCGAAATTACCATCATGGGCTATCATATTTGCCAATGCAACTAACAATTGG GGCTACTTTGTTCTTCTCTCATGGATGCCAGTTTATTTCAAAAGC GTATATAATGTGAATTTGAAGCAAGCAGCTTGGTTTAGTGCAGTTCCATGGGCAACAATGGCCATTTCAGGCTATCTTGCTGGTTCTATATCAGACTCCTTAATCAACAAAGGGTACCCCACGACATTTGTCAGGAAGGTCATGCAG ACCATTGGATTCATTGGGCCAGCAGTGACCTTACTGTGCCTATATTATGCCAATTCACCAACAACTGCTGCCACTCTCATGACTGCGGCTCTGAGCTTGAGTTCTTTCAGCCAGGCCGGCTTTATGCTAAATATACAA GATATTGCTCCTCAGTATGCAGGAATACTACATG GAATATCAAATTCAGCTGGGACTTTAGCAGCTATCATAAGCACAATTGGAACCGGTTATTTTGTACAGTGGCTGGGTTCATTTCAGGCTTTCTTAACTTTAACAGCAGCTCTTTATTTTGTCACAACCATTTTTTGGAATCTTTTTGCTACAGGCGACCAAGTTTTGTGA